One window from the genome of Glycine soja cultivar W05 chromosome 12, ASM419377v2, whole genome shotgun sequence encodes:
- the LOC114378464 gene encoding NEDD8-activating enzyme E1 regulatory subunit AXR1-like isoform X1 — protein sequence MAEPKVKYDRQLRIWGEQGQAALEKSSICLLNCGPTGSETLKNLVLGGVGSITVVDGSKVEAGDLGNNFLVDEASLGKSKAKCVCSFLQELNDAVKAKFVEESPETLIETNPSFFSQFTLVVATQLMENSMIKLDQICREVNVMLIFARSYGLTGFVRISVKEHAVIESKPEHFLDDLRLNNPWPKLKRFADDIDLNVQDPVAHKHIPYVVILVKMADEWAQSHGGRLPLTREEKKEFKEFLKAGMVAQDEDNYKEAIDSAFKVFAPQGISLELQQILNDSSAEVDSNSSDFWVLVTALKDFIANEGGGEAPLEGSIPDMTSSTEQYVNLQNIYHAKAEADFLVIERLVRSTLKKIGRDSNSISKSIIKSFCKNARKLKVCRYRLIEDEFNSPNLPELQKYLTDEDYSIAVGIYILLRAVDRFAANYNSFPGQFDSAMDEDIPRLKSTAIGLLNDLGCNGATLAEDLINEMCRFGAAELHAVAALVGGIASQEVIKLITRQFVPMSGTFIFNGIDHKSQLLSL from the exons ATGGCAGAACCCAAGGTTAAATACGATCGTCAACTCAG AATATGGGGTGAACAAGGACAGGCAGCCCTTGAGAAGTCTAGTATTTGCTTACTTAACTGTGGTCCTACTGGTTCTGAAACACTTAAGAATCTTGTTCTTGGTGGGGTTGGAAGCATCACTGTAGTTGATGGATCTAAAGTTGAAGCGGGAGACCtcggaaacaattttttgg TGGATGAAGCAAGTCTTGGGAAGTCAAAGGCAAAATGTGTATGCTCATTTCTTCAAGAGCTGAATGATGCAGTTAAAGCAAAATTTGTAGAAGAGTCTCCAGAAACATTGATTGAGACAAATCCATCATTCTTTTCTCAATTTACTTTGGTTGTTGCCACTCAG CTCATGGAAAATTCAATGATAAAGCTTGACCAAATCTGCAGGGAGGTGAATGTTATGTTGATATTTGCTCGCTCCTATGGCCTTACAGGGTTTGTTCGAATTAGTGTGAAG GAACATGCTGTGATTGAGTCAAAGCCTGAACATTTTTTGGATGATCTCCGGTTAAATAATCCTTGGCCTAAACTCAAGAG ATTTGCAGATGATATTGACTTGAACGTGCAAGATCCTGTGGCTCATAAACACATACCGTATGTTGTCATTCTTGTCAAGATGGCTGATGAGTGGGCCCAAAGCCATGGCGGTAGGCTTCCATTGaccagagaagaaaaaaaggagttCAAG GAGTTTCTTAAGGCTGGGATGGTGGCACAAGATGAAGATAATTATAAAGAAGCTATTGATTCAGCATTCAAAGTATTTGCTCCCCAAGGAATAA GTTTGGAGTTGCAACAGATACTAAATGATAGTTCTGCTGAAGTGGACTCTAATTCTTCAGATTTTTGGGTGTTGGTGACAGCTCTTAAG GATTTCATTGCAAATGAAGGTGGTGGGGAGGCACCCCTTGAAGGATCTATACCAGACATGACTTCTTCTACTGA GCAATATGTGAATTTGCAGAATATCTATCACGCTAAAGCTGAGGCTGACTTTCTTGTAATAGAGCGTCTAGTGAGAAGTACTTTGAAGAAGATTGGTAGAGATTCAAATAGCATTTCGAAGTCAATAATTAAAAGCTTCTGTAAAAATGCAAGAAAACTCAAA GTTTGCAGGTACCGTCTAATTGAAGATGAGTTTAATTCTCCAAACCTACCTGAGTTACAGAAGTACCTCACTGATGAGGATTACAG CATTGCTGTGGGGATTTATATTTTGCTTCGTGCTGTTGACCGGTTTGCTGCTAATTACAACAGCTTTCCAGGACAGTTTGACAG TGCAATGGATGAAGATATACCTCGATTAAAGAGCACAGCAATTGGCCTACTTAATGACTTGGGATGCAATGGAGCCACTTTGGCTGAGGACCTTATCAATGAGATGTGTCGATTTGGTGCGGCAGAGCTTCATGCTGTTGCTGCTTTGGTTGGAGGAATTGCATCGCAAGAAGTGATCAAG
- the LOC114378464 gene encoding NEDD8-activating enzyme E1 regulatory subunit AXR1-like isoform X2 encodes MAEPKVKYDRQLRIWGEQGQAALEKSSICLLNCGPTGSETLKNLVLGGVGSITVVDGSKVEAGDLGNNFLVDEASLGKSKAKCVCSFLQELNDAVKAKFVEESPETLIETNPSFFSQFTLVVATQLMENSMIKLDQICREVNVMLIFARSYGLTGFVRISVKEHAVIESKPEHFLDDLRLNNPWPKLKRFADDIDLNVQDPVAHKHIPYVVILVKMADEWAQSHGGRLPLTREEKKEFKEFLKAGMVAQDEDNYKEAIDSAFKVFAPQGISLELQQILNDSSAEVDSNSSDFWVLVTALKDFIANEGGGEAPLEGSIPDMTSSTEQYVNLQNIYHAKAEADFLVIERLVRSTLKKIGRDSNSISKSIIKSFCKNARKLKVCRYRLIEDEFNSPNLPELQKYLTDEDYSIAVGIYILLRAVDRFAANYNSFPGQFDSAMDEDIPRLKSTAIGLLNDLGCNGATLAEDLINEMCRFGAAELHAVAALVGGIASQEVIKI; translated from the exons ATGGCAGAACCCAAGGTTAAATACGATCGTCAACTCAG AATATGGGGTGAACAAGGACAGGCAGCCCTTGAGAAGTCTAGTATTTGCTTACTTAACTGTGGTCCTACTGGTTCTGAAACACTTAAGAATCTTGTTCTTGGTGGGGTTGGAAGCATCACTGTAGTTGATGGATCTAAAGTTGAAGCGGGAGACCtcggaaacaattttttgg TGGATGAAGCAAGTCTTGGGAAGTCAAAGGCAAAATGTGTATGCTCATTTCTTCAAGAGCTGAATGATGCAGTTAAAGCAAAATTTGTAGAAGAGTCTCCAGAAACATTGATTGAGACAAATCCATCATTCTTTTCTCAATTTACTTTGGTTGTTGCCACTCAG CTCATGGAAAATTCAATGATAAAGCTTGACCAAATCTGCAGGGAGGTGAATGTTATGTTGATATTTGCTCGCTCCTATGGCCTTACAGGGTTTGTTCGAATTAGTGTGAAG GAACATGCTGTGATTGAGTCAAAGCCTGAACATTTTTTGGATGATCTCCGGTTAAATAATCCTTGGCCTAAACTCAAGAG ATTTGCAGATGATATTGACTTGAACGTGCAAGATCCTGTGGCTCATAAACACATACCGTATGTTGTCATTCTTGTCAAGATGGCTGATGAGTGGGCCCAAAGCCATGGCGGTAGGCTTCCATTGaccagagaagaaaaaaaggagttCAAG GAGTTTCTTAAGGCTGGGATGGTGGCACAAGATGAAGATAATTATAAAGAAGCTATTGATTCAGCATTCAAAGTATTTGCTCCCCAAGGAATAA GTTTGGAGTTGCAACAGATACTAAATGATAGTTCTGCTGAAGTGGACTCTAATTCTTCAGATTTTTGGGTGTTGGTGACAGCTCTTAAG GATTTCATTGCAAATGAAGGTGGTGGGGAGGCACCCCTTGAAGGATCTATACCAGACATGACTTCTTCTACTGA GCAATATGTGAATTTGCAGAATATCTATCACGCTAAAGCTGAGGCTGACTTTCTTGTAATAGAGCGTCTAGTGAGAAGTACTTTGAAGAAGATTGGTAGAGATTCAAATAGCATTTCGAAGTCAATAATTAAAAGCTTCTGTAAAAATGCAAGAAAACTCAAA GTTTGCAGGTACCGTCTAATTGAAGATGAGTTTAATTCTCCAAACCTACCTGAGTTACAGAAGTACCTCACTGATGAGGATTACAG CATTGCTGTGGGGATTTATATTTTGCTTCGTGCTGTTGACCGGTTTGCTGCTAATTACAACAGCTTTCCAGGACAGTTTGACAG TGCAATGGATGAAGATATACCTCGATTAAAGAGCACAGCAATTGGCCTACTTAATGACTTGGGATGCAATGGAGCCACTTTGGCTGAGGACCTTATCAATGAGATGTGTCGATTTGGTGCGGCAGAGCTTCATGCTGTTGCTGCTTTGGTTGGAGGAATTGCATCGCAAGAAGTGATCAAG